A window of the Streptomyces luomodiensis genome harbors these coding sequences:
- a CDS encoding ATP-dependent DNA helicase yields the protein MTESSSPPLADLLHAAVTAVGGTERPGQAAMAQAVAEAIDDGSHLLVQAGTGTGKSLGYLVPALAHGERVVVATATLALQRQLVERDLPRTVEALHPLLRRRPEFAMLKGRSNYLCLHRLHEGVPQEDAEESGLFDPFEAAAPTSRLGKDLLRLRDWSDETETGDRDDLTPGVSDRAWSQVSVTSRECLGASKCAYGAECFAEAARERAKLAEVVVTNHALLAIDAIEGAPVLPSHEVLIVDEAHELVSRVTGVASGELTPGQVNRAVRRAAKLVNEQAADALQTASEGFERLMELALPGRLEKIPEELGHVLMALRDAARTVISALGATRDASVKDEDAVRKQALGAVENIHQVAERIVEGSEYDVVWYERHDRFGASLRVAPLSVSGLLREKLFEDRSVVLTSATLKLGGDFNGVAASLGLAPESPQDPEGGEDAAPRWQGLDVGSPFDYSKQGILYVAKHLAQPGREGSRADMLDELAELVEAAGGRTLGLFSSMRAAQTAAEELRGRLDMPILLQGEETLGELIRAFAADARTCLFGTLSLWQGVDVPGPSCQLVVMDRVPFPRPDDPLMSARQKAVEEAGGNGFMAVAATHAALLMAQGAGRLVRASGDRGIVAVLDPRVERARYGSFLRKSMPDFWYTTDRNQVRRSLAAIDAAAKAQGA from the coding sequence ATGACTGAATCGTCCTCGCCTCCACTCGCCGATCTGCTGCACGCCGCCGTCACCGCCGTCGGCGGCACCGAGCGCCCTGGCCAGGCCGCCATGGCCCAAGCCGTGGCGGAGGCGATCGACGACGGCTCCCATCTGCTGGTTCAGGCCGGCACCGGCACCGGGAAGTCCCTCGGCTATCTGGTCCCTGCCCTCGCCCACGGCGAGCGCGTCGTCGTCGCCACGGCGACCCTCGCCCTGCAGCGGCAGCTCGTCGAGCGCGACCTGCCCCGCACCGTGGAGGCACTGCATCCGCTGCTGCGCCGCCGCCCCGAGTTCGCGATGCTCAAGGGCCGCTCCAACTATCTGTGCCTGCACCGGCTCCACGAGGGCGTCCCGCAGGAGGACGCCGAGGAGTCCGGCCTGTTCGATCCCTTCGAGGCCGCCGCGCCCACCAGCAGGCTCGGCAAGGACCTGCTGCGGCTGCGCGATTGGTCGGACGAGACCGAGACGGGTGACCGGGACGATCTGACCCCCGGAGTCTCGGACCGCGCCTGGTCCCAGGTGTCGGTCACCTCCCGGGAATGCCTCGGTGCGTCCAAGTGCGCCTATGGCGCGGAGTGCTTCGCCGAGGCCGCCCGTGAGCGGGCCAAGCTCGCCGAGGTCGTCGTCACCAACCACGCGCTGCTCGCCATCGATGCCATCGAAGGCGCCCCCGTGCTGCCCAGCCATGAGGTGCTGATCGTCGACGAGGCCCATGAGCTGGTCTCCCGGGTCACCGGCGTCGCCAGCGGAGAGCTCACCCCCGGCCAGGTCAACCGCGCCGTGCGGCGTGCCGCGAAGCTGGTCAACGAACAGGCGGCGGACGCCCTCCAGACCGCCTCGGAGGGTTTCGAGCGGCTGATGGAGCTCGCCCTGCCCGGACGCCTGGAGAAGATCCCCGAGGAGCTCGGCCATGTGCTGATGGCGCTGCGCGACGCGGCCCGCACGGTGATCTCGGCGCTCGGCGCCACGCGGGACGCCTCGGTCAAGGACGAGGACGCGGTCCGCAAGCAGGCGCTGGGGGCCGTGGAGAACATCCACCAGGTGGCCGAGCGGATCGTCGAGGGGTCCGAGTACGACGTGGTCTGGTACGAGCGGCACGACCGCTTCGGTGCCTCGCTGCGTGTCGCCCCGCTCTCCGTGTCCGGGCTGCTGCGCGAGAAGCTGTTCGAGGACCGGTCCGTCGTCCTCACCTCCGCCACGCTCAAGCTCGGCGGGGACTTCAACGGAGTGGCCGCCTCCCTCGGTCTCGCCCCCGAGAGTCCGCAGGACCCGGAGGGCGGCGAGGACGCAGCGCCCCGCTGGCAGGGCCTCGACGTCGGCTCGCCCTTCGACTACTCCAAGCAGGGGATTCTCTACGTCGCCAAGCACCTCGCCCAGCCAGGCCGCGAGGGCAGCCGCGCCGATATGCTCGATGAGCTCGCCGAGCTGGTGGAGGCCGCGGGTGGCCGGACGCTCGGGCTGTTCTCCTCGATGCGCGCCGCCCAGACGGCCGCGGAGGAACTGCGCGGGCGCCTTGACATGCCCATCCTCCTCCAGGGCGAGGAGACGCTGGGCGAGCTGATCCGTGCCTTCGCCGCCGACGCCAGGACCTGTCTGTTCGGCACGCTGTCCCTCTGGCAGGGCGTCGATGTGCCGGGGCCCAGCTGTCAGTTGGTGGTCATGGACCGAGTGCCCTTCCCCCGCCCCGACGACCCTCTGATGAGCGCTCGCCAGAAGGCGGTGGAGGAGGCCGGGGGCAATGGCTTCATGGCCGTCGCCGCGACCCATGCCGCCCTGCTCATGGCCCAGGGTGCGGGACGGCTCGTGCGGGCTTCGGGCGACCGCGGCATCGTCGCCGTCCTGGATCCGCGTGTCGAGCGGGCTCGGTACGGGTCGTTCCTGCGCAAGTCCATGCCGGACTTCTGGTATACGACCGACCGCAACCAGGTGCGCCGCTCGCTGGCCGCCATTGACGCGGCGGCCAAGGCTCAGGGGGCCTAG
- the lexA gene encoding transcriptional repressor LexA — protein MTTTAESATFTTQERSQSRLEQTHAMNQTHPMNDDTTTPESQKPTRSLPGRPPGIRADSSGLTDRQRRVIEVIRDSVQRRGYPPSMREIGQAVGLSSTSSVAHQLMALERKGFLRRDPHRPRAYEVRGSDQPSTQPADTTGKPAASYVPLVGRIAAGGPILAEESVEDVFPLPRQLVGDGELFVLKVVGDSMIEAAICDGDWVTVRRQPVAENGDIVAAMLDGEATVKRFKREDGHVWLLPHNAAYQPIPGDEATILGKVVAVLRRV, from the coding sequence GTGACCACCACCGCAGAGAGCGCAACCTTTACCACCCAAGAGCGCTCCCAGAGCCGACTCGAACAGACACACGCGATGAACCAAACCCACCCGATGAACGACGACACCACGACCCCGGAGAGCCAAAAGCCCACGCGCTCGCTACCAGGGCGACCTCCAGGCATCCGGGCGGACAGCTCAGGGCTGACCGACCGGCAGCGGCGCGTCATCGAGGTCATTCGCGACTCTGTGCAGCGGCGCGGTTACCCTCCGTCCATGCGGGAGATCGGCCAGGCGGTGGGCCTCTCCAGCACCTCGTCCGTCGCCCACCAGCTGATGGCTCTGGAGCGCAAGGGCTTTCTGCGGCGCGATCCCCACCGGCCCCGGGCCTACGAGGTCCGCGGCTCCGACCAGCCCAGCACCCAGCCCGCGGACACCACCGGCAAGCCCGCGGCCTCTTATGTGCCGCTGGTCGGCCGGATCGCGGCAGGTGGCCCGATCCTCGCCGAGGAGTCGGTCGAGGATGTCTTCCCGCTCCCCCGGCAGCTGGTCGGCGACGGTGAGCTCTTTGTGCTGAAGGTGGTCGGCGACTCCATGATCGAAGCCGCCATCTGCGACGGTGACTGGGTGACGGTGCGCCGCCAGCCCGTCGCCGAGAACGGTGACATCGTCGCCGCGATGCTCGACGGCGAGGCCACGGTGAAGCGCTTCAAGCGTGAGGACGGCCATGTGTGGCTGCTCCCGCACAACGCCGCCTACCAGCCGATCCCCGGCGACGAGGCCACCATTCTGGGCAAGGTCGTCGCGGTGCTGCGGCGCGTCTGA
- a CDS encoding IucA/IucC family protein, whose protein sequence is MSAAGAPRPPAPERPSDESSPPRLSPQGAPFATTAVPRQDRTGHDAPDDRAPQAGVDPLDDPDPQTAADAAAVENLLRCWVRESGLARPEEGTLRIPLAASGTVLLVPVRYWSPTGWHRFGPPLLEHGPHDAPAVGAVTLAALLTREATYSARRDDPDADATELVGRVADSVRRIASFLAHRRATPADPGASTPFLSAEQSLLFGHPLHPTPKSREGLSDAESTICSPETRGSFPLHWIAVDRSVLACESAWTERGRTVPAERLALSLAGSGLQLPTGTVPVPLHPWQAREIRHRPDVAALFDAGLLHDLGPSGGHWHPTSSVRTVYRPGAPAMVKLSLGLRITNSRRENLRKELRRGVEVHRLLRSGLAEQWRAAFPGFPGFDIVRDPAWLAVDGPDGDPLTGLDVVIRHNPFGPGDDAVCVAGLVALRPWPGQPVMRSRLAHLVARLAARTGRSTAAVGAEWFLRYLHTVVRPVLWLDGEAGIALEAHQQNTLVLLDPDGWPIGGRYRDNQGYYFRTSRHAELQRRLPGIGGRSDTFVSDEVADERFAYYLGVNNVLGLIGVFGSQRLVDERVLVAAFRRFLTDAASGHGRTRSSLPARLLESPTLRCKANLLTRLRGLDELVGPVDTQSVYVTIANPLAMSDTTAVAPTA, encoded by the coding sequence GTGAGTGCGGCGGGAGCACCCCGCCCACCGGCCCCGGAGCGCCCCTCCGACGAGTCGTCCCCGCCGCGGCTGTCTCCCCAGGGGGCGCCCTTCGCCACGACGGCCGTTCCCCGGCAGGACCGCACTGGTCATGACGCGCCCGATGACCGCGCCCCGCAGGCAGGCGTGGATCCGCTGGACGACCCCGACCCGCAGACCGCGGCCGACGCGGCGGCCGTCGAGAACCTGCTGCGCTGCTGGGTACGGGAGAGCGGCCTCGCACGCCCCGAGGAGGGCACCCTGCGCATTCCCCTCGCCGCCAGCGGAACCGTCCTCCTCGTTCCGGTGCGCTACTGGTCGCCCACCGGCTGGCACCGCTTCGGCCCGCCGCTGCTGGAGCACGGCCCCCATGACGCACCCGCTGTCGGAGCGGTCACCCTCGCGGCCCTGCTCACCCGCGAGGCGACGTACAGCGCGCGGCGGGACGATCCCGACGCGGACGCCACCGAACTCGTCGGCCGTGTCGCGGACTCCGTACGACGCATCGCCTCCTTCCTCGCCCACCGCCGGGCCACGCCGGCCGATCCCGGAGCGAGCACCCCGTTCCTCAGCGCGGAACAGTCCCTCTTGTTCGGCCACCCCTTGCATCCCACGCCCAAGAGCCGCGAGGGCCTCTCGGACGCCGAATCCACCATCTGCTCACCGGAAACGCGTGGCTCCTTCCCCCTTCACTGGATCGCGGTCGACCGTTCCGTACTGGCCTGCGAGTCGGCCTGGACGGAGCGCGGCCGTACCGTGCCCGCCGAGCGACTCGCCCTCTCCCTGGCGGGCAGCGGTCTCCAACTGCCCACCGGGACCGTGCCCGTACCACTTCACCCCTGGCAGGCTCGTGAGATCCGGCACCGGCCGGACGTCGCCGCGCTCTTCGACGCCGGCCTGTTGCACGACCTCGGGCCGTCCGGCGGGCACTGGCACCCCACCTCCTCGGTCCGCACCGTCTACCGGCCCGGCGCACCCGCCATGGTGAAACTCTCCCTCGGTCTGCGGATCACCAACTCCCGTCGTGAGAACCTCCGTAAGGAACTTCGCCGCGGTGTCGAGGTACACCGGCTGCTCCGCAGCGGACTGGCCGAGCAGTGGCGGGCGGCCTTCCCCGGATTCCCGGGCTTCGACATCGTCCGGGACCCGGCCTGGCTCGCCGTCGACGGACCGGACGGCGATCCCCTGACCGGCCTGGACGTCGTCATCCGGCACAACCCGTTCGGCCCCGGCGACGACGCCGTCTGCGTCGCCGGACTTGTCGCGCTACGCCCCTGGCCCGGCCAGCCGGTGATGCGTTCCCGACTCGCCCACCTCGTCGCCCGGCTCGCCGCTCGCACCGGCCGTTCCACGGCGGCGGTCGGCGCGGAGTGGTTCCTGCGCTATCTGCACACGGTCGTACGCCCCGTGCTCTGGCTGGACGGAGAAGCCGGCATCGCGCTCGAGGCGCACCAGCAGAACACCCTGGTGCTGCTGGACCCCGACGGCTGGCCGATCGGCGGCCGCTACCGGGACAACCAGGGCTACTACTTCCGCACGTCCCGGCACGCCGAACTCCAGCGCCGGCTGCCCGGTATCGGCGGCCGCAGCGACACCTTCGTCTCCGATGAGGTCGCCGATGAGCGGTTCGCCTACTACCTCGGCGTCAACAACGTCCTTGGACTGATCGGTGTCTTCGGATCCCAGCGGCTCGTCGACGAGCGCGTCCTGGTGGCCGCGTTCCGCCGTTTTCTCACCGATGCCGCGTCCGGCCACGGCAGGACCCGCTCATCTCTCCCCGCCCGGCTCCTGGAGTCCCCCACCCTGCGGTGCAAGGCCAATCTGCTCACGCGGCTGCGCGGCCTGGACGAACTCGTGGGACCGGTGGACACCCAGTCCGTCTATGTGACCATCGCCAACCCCCTCGCCATGTCTGACACCACTGCTGTCGCCCCCACGGCCTGA
- the nrdR gene encoding transcriptional regulator NrdR, with amino-acid sequence MHCPFCRHPDSRVVDSRTTDDGCSIRRRRQCPDCSRRFTTVETASLMVIKRSGVTEPFSRDKVISGVRKACQGRPVTEDALAKLGQQVEEAVRATGSAELSTHDVGLAILGPLQKLDLVAYLRFASVYRAFDSLEDFEAAVAELRDQQRPPAHDRGSGAEGAAEAPAPAIAAD; translated from the coding sequence ATGCACTGCCCCTTCTGCAGGCACCCCGACAGTCGTGTGGTCGACAGCCGTACTACGGACGACGGCTGCTCGATTCGCCGGCGCCGCCAGTGCCCCGACTGCTCGCGTCGCTTCACGACCGTGGAGACCGCGTCACTGATGGTGATCAAGCGCAGTGGGGTCACCGAGCCCTTCAGTCGCGACAAGGTCATCTCCGGGGTGCGCAAGGCGTGCCAGGGCCGTCCGGTCACCGAGGACGCTCTCGCCAAGCTCGGTCAGCAGGTGGAGGAGGCGGTCCGGGCCACCGGCAGCGCCGAGCTGTCCACCCATGACGTCGGGCTCGCCATACTCGGCCCGCTCCAGAAGCTCGACCTCGTCGCTTATCTCCGCTTCGCCTCCGTCTACCGCGCCTTCGACTCCCTCGAGGACTTCGAGGCGGCCGTCGCGGAGCTGCGTGACCAGCAACGGCCTCCTGCGCACGACCGCGGGTCCGGCGCCGAAGGGGCCGCGGAGGCCCCCGCGCCGGCCATTGCCGCCGACTGA
- a CDS encoding GNAT family N-acetyltransferase, whose product MPHTDSTTNSSTDDTIDLRLRQEEDAARLIDLDSTGPGAEDRPDLLDHIAEWGPVSTSAGAFQLVPVRIGRDLRLIARWMNDPSVAAFWELDGPDETTASHLGGQLHGDGRSVPCLGVLDGVPMSYWEVYRADLDPLARYYPARPHDTGLHLLIGRVSDRGRGLGTTLLRAAADLVLRHRPSCTRVVAEPDLRNTPSVAAFLGAGFRFSAEIELPGKRAALMLRDRALRHVL is encoded by the coding sequence GTGCCGCACACCGACTCCACCACGAACTCCAGCACCGACGACACCATCGACCTGCGGCTGCGCCAGGAAGAGGATGCCGCACGACTCATCGACCTGGACTCCACCGGGCCGGGGGCCGAGGACCGGCCGGATCTGCTGGACCACATCGCCGAATGGGGACCCGTCAGCACCTCGGCGGGTGCCTTCCAGCTCGTCCCGGTCCGCATCGGGCGCGATCTGCGGCTCATCGCTCGCTGGATGAACGACCCGTCCGTGGCCGCCTTCTGGGAGCTCGACGGTCCCGATGAGACCACCGCGAGCCACCTCGGCGGCCAGCTCCACGGCGACGGCCGCAGCGTGCCCTGCCTGGGCGTCCTGGACGGCGTCCCGATGAGCTATTGGGAGGTGTACCGCGCAGATCTGGACCCGCTCGCGCGGTACTACCCGGCCCGGCCGCACGACACGGGTCTCCACTTGCTCATCGGCCGGGTCAGCGATCGTGGCCGTGGCCTGGGGACGACTCTGCTCCGCGCGGCAGCCGACCTCGTGCTCCGGCACCGTCCGTCCTGCACCCGCGTCGTGGCCGAACCGGATCTTCGCAACACCCCTTCCGTGGCGGCCTTCCTCGGCGCCGGCTTCCGCTTCTCGGCGGAGATCGAACTCCCTGGCAAACGCGCCGCGCTGATGCTGCGCGACCGCGCCCTGCGACATGTCCTGTGA